CGGCGCCGACATCTCACCGTCCGGTCCCGGACCCAGCGCCACGCCGCCAATCTTGTCCAGCGTGGTTAGCGAGGGGGCGTGGTTCTCCTTGACGCGTCCGAAGATGGTGTAGTCGGGCGGCAGCTCGGCGTCCGTGAGGTCGTTGAGAATGATGTAGAAGCGCGACCCGTTCGAGTTCGGCGCGCCGGTATTGGCCATGACCAAATCCCCGCGCCGGTAGGGCTGCTGCGGCGGCTCAATCTCGAACGTATAGCCGGCGTCGCCCGTTCCCGTGCCGGTGGCGTCGCCAGTTTCAATGAGCACGCCCGGCACCACGCGATGCACGGTCATGCCGTCGTAGTAGCCCTCCTGGGCCAGGAACAGGAAACTGTTGACCGCTCGCGGCGCCTCTTGCGGCACCAGGTTGAACGTCATCCGTCCAAGGCTCGTGGTGATGACGACGCTGTAGGGCCGGAGCTCCTCAACCGTCATCTCCGGCTCGGCGGCGAATGTCAGCGGACCCTCCGGCTCCGGCTCGCCACAGGCAGCGACCGCAACGGCCGCCATTGCCACGACCAACGCAATCACGATTGCTCGCCACATGGCTCTTCGCTCCGCATTCAACCGCCGGCTCTCCCGCCATTCTGCCGCGTCGGCCGCCCAATCGCCATGCAAGTCCCGCCGAGTCAGACGGCGAGCCGCGTGCGCTACGGTTTTGGGGCCTTGCCCGGAACGCCGGCAAGCGAGGGGTGAGTTCGTGAGCGTCGACATCGACCAATGTGTCGCCGACATCCTGGACGTCGGCCATTGCGTCTTGCCCAATCACTTTCCGAAGCCGGCGATCGACGCGTTCCACGAGGGATTCCTGCCGCTACTGCAAAGAGTCGCGGCCCGCATTCCCGAAGGCAATCGCCGGGCGCACCGCTGGGCCATCGGCCTGCCCTTCGCACCGCCGTTCTATCAGTCCGAGTTCTTCAGCGACGACACGGTTAACGAGATCGTGGGGCGCATCCTGGGCGAATACATGTTCATCGCCTACTACGGCACCGATACGCCGGTCGCGGGATCCGAGGACCAGCAGGTGCACTCGGACATCCGCCCGCTGTTCCCGGAGCAGCCGGACCTGCGCTATCCGCCGCCGACGCTCTCGGTGCGCTTCACCAGCGTGGACATGACCCTCGACAACGGGCCTTACAGCACGTCCGAACGCACGCAGCACCTCACGAGGGACGAGGCGCAGACAAAGATTGCGGCGGGCGAGATCGAGCTCGCGCCGCTGCTGCTTCGCGCGGGGGACGTGCTTATCAGCGACGCCCGCACGCTGCACCGAGGAACGGCGAATCGCACCGACGAGCCGCGTCCCTTCGCGGTGATCGTCTACAACCGCGACTGGTATCACCTGGAAGGCGAGTTTCGGCTGGAGGCCAACGAGGAAACACCGATGCTGCTGGAGTCGTTCTATCGGACACTGCCGCCGGCCGAGCAAAACCTCCTCCGGCGCGTGCCGAGGACGGATGGCTAGCGCCGGACAACCAATCGACGGCGGACCTGCCGACACTCGTTTGGTTGTCGTTCCCTACGATCCAGCGTGGCCGGCCATGTATGAGCGGGCACGCGCGGAGATTGTCGCGTGTATCGGCCAGCACATCCTGCGAATCGAACATGTCGGCAGTACGTCCATACCTGGACTGTCTGCCAAGCCAACGATTGACATTCTTGTGGGCGTGCGCGATTGGGACGAAGCCAACATCACCATTGCGCCGCTTGCCGACATTGGATGGGGATACGTCGGCGAGCACGGCATCCCACGCCGGCACTATTTTCGCCGGGGCGCCGTGAGCGGGCGCCGCACGCACCACCTGCACATGCTCGAGGTGACGCAGCCGGAGTGGGAGACCATGCTGTCGTTTCGCAACTTCCTCCGCGGCCATCCGAAAGCCGCGGCCGATTACGAACGCCTCAAACTTGACCTCGCGCGCGGAAATCTTGACGGGCCCGGCTACCAGGCGGCGAAAGCGCCGTTCATCCAGGGAATTCTCGAGCGGGCGCGCGGCACTTGCCCCACAACGGATGGCTGAGGCGAAACGCCCAATCGTTCGCGTGCCGGCGGAGACGCGCCTCGCTGTCGTTCCCTACGACCCGGGATGGCCAGCCATGTATGAGCGCGAACGCGCCGAGATTGCCGCGTGCATCGGCCAGCACATTCTGTGCATCGAGCACGCGGGCAGCACCGCCATTCCGGGCATGGCCGGAAAGCCGACCATCGACATCCTGGTGGGCGTCCACGAATGGGACGAAGCCAGGGTCACCTTCGGGCCGTTGGCCAAGATTGGGTGGGAGTTTCGCGGCGAGCGCGGTATGCCGCGGCGGCACTTCTTTCGTCGGCTCGATGCGCAGGGCCGCCGCACGCACCAGCTGCACATGCTTGAAGTGACCCACCCCCAATGGGAGGCGATGCTGCTCTTCCGCGACTACGTCCGCAGCCATCCAGATGCGGCAGCGGAGTACCAGCGGCTGAAGCTCGATCTGGCGCGGCGGTTTCCCGACAGCCGGGGCCAGTACACGGTGGGTAAAGAGGCGTTCGTGATGGACGTGCTGGCGCAGGCGCGGCGAGCGCGTGAGGACAGGCGAGACGCGTGACGTCGAGGTCGATCCGACGTGCTCGCCGCTAGAATTGACGCCACGCGGTCGCCTGAATGAAGGGCCGGCGCCATGTCGCTCTCCGACCAACAACTTTCGTTCTTCGAGACCTTTGGCTACCTGACCTTTCCGGGAGCGTTCGCTGACGAGGCCAAAAGGATCACCGAGGAGTTCGAACGGGTGTGGGCGGATCATGGCGGCGGCCACAACCAGCAAGCGCACGATCATGAGCGTCGGTCGGCCCTGGTTCCGTTCATCGACCAGAGCGAGTATCTGAGCGCACTGCTGGACGACCCACGGATCGACGGGGTCGTCAGTGCGTTGCTGGGCGACGATTACAACTACACCGGGAGCGACGGCAACTTCTACGTGGGCAACACGCGCTGGCACTCCGACGGGTTCGCCCGCATGAAATACCGCTCCATCAAGATCGCGTTCTACTTGGACCCCGTCACGCGCGACTCGGGTTGCCTGCGGGTGATTCCCGGTAGTCACATTCCCGGTGACGGCTATGCTGAGTCCCTGCAACAGATCATGCCGAGCAGCCGGTCGGCGTCGCTCGGGGAACGCCTGGGCATCGAGGGCCGCGATGTGCCCGCGGTGGCGCTGGAATCGGAGCCGGGCGACATGGTGCTGTTCATTCACGACCTGAAGCACGCGTCATTCGGCGGCGGAACCCGCCGGCGCATGTTCACCATCAACATGTCTGAGCGCTTCCGTGACGAGGACCTGGACGATCTGCGAGAGGACGTTGCGACGATGGTTAGGTTCTGGGCCGAGCGGGCCTACGGCGACGCGATGATCCGAACGGCAGGTCCGGGCCGCATGCGGCATTTGGAGCAACGGCTGGCCAACGACGACCACTTGCCAGAGCTGGTGCGTCAGGCGCGCCAGGAGATGAGCGAGCCGTCGCGCAGCTAGTCCTGGGCCGCTCCGTCGACCACAAAGGGAGACCTTTGCAAAATCCAGCCGGGCTTGGGGATGACCAGGCCTATCCTGTCCGCCCCCAGATTCAGTGAAGGGTGGATTCCCGCCTTCGCGGGAATGACGAAGGGTTACGCAGAGGTCTCCTTCAGGGAGGGGGAACCGGAACTGCCCTCCAAACTCCACCGGAGGAACTACGCAAGAGTCTCCAGGGGCGGTTCCCATTGGATACCGCTAGGCTGTGCGCACTGCGGCGGCGACGAGCCGGAATTGGTGAACTCATGACAAAGACGATTCCAGGCGACCACGAGTGCTTCAGCGAGGACTGGCGCCGCACCGATCCCGACCTGGTGCTCTATTTGCCCGAGGAGCCCTCGTACTGGATCGAGGCCGTGGACCACGTCCTGGTGGACGTCACGCCGGGCGGAGACTTGCTGGCGATCTTCGCGCTGGCCAGCCAGCCGCATGGGGCCGACTACCGGGTCGCGTACTCACGCAGCGCCGACGGCGGACGGACGTGGTCGCCGGTGGGCGTCATTGACGGTCCGGGGGCGAAGCCCGGCCAGGTGAGCGCCTTTGGATTCCCAATCATCAGCCGGCGCGGGCGCATCTACTGCTTCTACAACCACGGCCGCGCGATCGGCGACAGCTATCAGACGAGCTTTCTGCGCTGCAAGTACTCCGACGACGATGGCCGCACGTGGATCGATGGGGAAGTGGTGATTCCCTACCGCTCCAGCGCCAACGACCACCCGGACCGCTCCATCGGGGCCAACTGCGTGGTGTGGCAAAAGCCCATCCGCGACGCGCACGACCGCCCGATCATCGGATTCACCCGCTGGACGAACTCCTACGTCAAGACAGCGCGCCGCGAGGACGACTTCACCATGTCCCGCCGCGATAGCCAGGCGGAGTTCATGCGGTTCGAGAACATCGACGAGTCGCCGCATCCGCGCGACGTGCAGATCACCTGGCTGCAAGACGACGACACGGCCATCCGCGTGCCGGTGCCCTACGAGCCCGAGGCTTCGCGCAACTATTCCTATTGCGAGGAGCCGAGCGCGGTGCTGCTGCCGGATGGTCGGCTGTTCGTGGTGGCGCGCACGGCGACCGGACAGATCTGGTACACGGTTTCGACCGACGACGGCGTCACCTGGCGGCCGACGGAACCGCTGCTGAACCGCGACGATGGCGCGCCCATGCTCAATCCCGTCTCGCCGTGCCCCATCTTCGCGTTGGACGACGGCCGGTTCCTGCTCATGCTGCAAAACCACGACGGGCACGGATTCGGCGGTCGCGGGCCCCGCGACTTTCATGCGCGGCGACCGCAGTTCATCGCCGTGGGCGAGTTCCGGCCCGACGCCCACCAGCCCATCTGGTTCAGCCAGCCCCAGTTGCTCTTCGACACGCAGAACATCGGGGTGTTTCCCTTCTACATGAAGTGGCTGTCGATGTACGCCAGCGTCACGGAGCATCGCGGCGAGCGCATCCTGTGGTACGCCGACCGCAAGATCTTCGGCCTCGGTCGCTACATCACCGACGACCTGCTGGCGCCGCTGACGGTCCCCTCGGCGTAGCCCCGATTTTGGCGGGGCGCTGCTACGATTGGCGCCCCATATCCCGCGCGGCGCGCGGGCGCCCCCCGAGATCGAGCACGGCTCCATGGCACTAGAGGTCAGGCCGGTTTCGGCCGCCCTGGGCGCCGAGATCATCGGCGCCGATTTGACGCAGCCGGACGACGACGAGCAGTTCGAGACGATCCGCCAGGCGCTGCTCGACTACAACGTGGTCGTGATCCGCGACCAGCAGATTTCGCCGGCGGACCACGCCGCGTTCAGCGGCCGCTTCGGCGTGCTCGAGCTCCACGTGTTGAACCAGTTCCTGCTGCCCGAGCAGCCTGAGGTGCTGGTGCTTTCGAACAAGCGCATCAATGGAGTGCCCGTCGGGCTGCAAGACGCGGGACGCGAATGGCACAGCGATCTCTCTTACATGCGACTCCCCTCGCTTGGCTCGTTGCTGTACGCGTTGGAAATTCCGCCGACCGGCGGCGACACGCTGTTCGCCAATCTCTACTCGGCCTACGAGACGCTGTCGCCTGAGATGAAGGAACGCGTCGAAGGGCTTCGCCTGCGGCACTCCTATGCCGACTTCATCAATCGCCGGTTCCAGGAATCCGCGATGGAGCGACCCACCCTCACCGCGGAGCAGGCGGCCAAGGTGCCCACGGCTGTCCATCCGCTGGTGCGCACGCATCCGGAGACTGGGCGTAAGGCGCTGTACGTGAGCCCGTCACTCGTGGCCGGGATCGAGGGCATGGACGACGCCGAGGGCAAGGCGCTGCTGCAAGAGCTCAACGACCACGCCACGCAGCCCGAGTTCGTCTACCGGCACGTGTGGCGGCTGCACGACATCGTGTTCTGGGACAACCGCTGCACGCTGCACCTGGCCACGGCATTCGACCCGAAATACACGCGCCACATGCACCGCACCACGATTCAGGGCGACCTGCCGGTCTGACCACCGGTTGCCGGGTGCATCTCGAGTGAGCGCCGGGTCCAGCAAGTCCGTCGATCCCGACGATTCCTATACGGCCGCGAATCGCGCCGCTTGGGACGCAATTGCGGATAGGCGCCAGAAGATCTTTCCGCCGGCAGGCCATTTCGCCGAGGGCGGGTCGGTGCTCGACAAGCGCGATCACGAGGCCGCCGGCGACGTGCGGGGACTGCGGCTGTGCCATTTGCAGTGCGGGAGCGGGGAAGAGGCGCTCTCGTGGGCGAACTTGGGCGCCGAGGTGACCGGCGTCGACATCAGCCCCAGGCAGATCGAGCTGGCAACCGCCAAGGCCAAGGCAGCCGGCATAGCGGCTGACTTCGTGGCCGCGGACGTGTGCTCGCTCCCCCACGATCTGCTCCGCCCCGCGTCATTTGACATTGTCTACACAGGCGGCGGCGCCCTGGTATGGCTGCCGAGTCTCGACCGCTGGGCGGCGACGATCAACGACCTGCTCAAACCCTCGGGACGGCTCATCGTGCGCGAGGAGCATCCAGTGATCGCCCGCGTCGAGGTGCGCGAAGGGGCGATCGCCATCGTGAATGACTACTTCGACCGGCAGCCCGAAGCGTCTACCGGGTGGTGCCATTTCCCCGGCGCCGCGGACGCCCCTGAGACGAAGTGGGATTGGACCTGGCCCTTGGGCGACATCATCACCAGCGTGGCGCAGGCCGGTCTCCGCGTTGAACGCTTAACCGAGTTTCCAAGCACGGCTGCCTGGCGCTTCGGCGACGACTTGGAGCGTCTGCAGAAGCTGCCGGGCTCGTATCTGTTCGTTGCCAGCAAGCCTCCCGACACCGATCAACAAGCGTCCGCTTAGGGAGACCGCGCACGAGCCGCCGCCGTGGGCGACAGGTGGCGTCCGTGGCTCAAGCGGCTCGAAAACGCGGGCGCCTAAAGTTGAGTCTTGTCCGAACTACCCCGGCCGATCTGCTCCCGCGTCACTGGTTTGGGCCCAACGCAGCCCGGCGAACCGTCCGCCGGCCTGGAGCAGATTCTCTGGCGTTCCTTGCTCGAGCACCCGGCCGCGGTCCATCACGACGATTCGATCCGCGCCCATCACCGATTCGATTCGGTGGGTGACGACGATCAGGGTGCGGCCGCGCCGTGACGCGGCAAGCGCGCGCCGCAGGTCTTGCTCGGTCGCCGCGTCCAACGAGGCCGTGGCCTCATCCAGAATCAGCAGGCGCGGGTCGCGCAGCAGCGCGCGGGCGATGGCGATCCGCTGCCGCTCGCCGGCGGAGATGCTGTGACCTTGCTCACCGACGGTGGTCTCGATCCCTTGCGGCAATCTGGCGAGGAAGTCGTCGAGCTGAGCGTCCCGCAGCGCCCGCGCCAACTCGTCGGCACCGGCCAACCCTGCCGGATAGCGGATGTTGTCGGCGATGGTTGCGTCCCACAGTCGCGGTTCCTGGGGCACCAAGCCAATCTGCCGGCGCAGCCACGAGAGATCGATCTCGCGGGTGTCGATCCCGTCGACGCGCACCGAGCCCGAGTGCGGCGCATAGAGCCCGACCAGCAAGTCCAGCAGCGTCGACTTGCCGCTGCCGGTTTCCCCCACGATGCCGAGGAATTGGCCCGGCTGGACCGAGAACGAGACGCCGAAGACCCCCGCGTCTTCCCGCGCGTAGCGGAAGTTTGCGTCCTGAAACGCCACCCGAGCCCCTGAATCGTCAGCCGGGAGTTGCGGCGTCCTGCCTCCAGCCCGCTCCGGCGCGAGACCAAATACATCGTCCATTCGCTCGTATTCGGCCTCGACCCGCGCCCGGTTTGCCTGGAGCGTCAGCAGGCGCTGCAGGGATACATAGGCCCGAGGCACAAGCGCCACCGCCGCGATCAGCCCGCCGAGCGTCAGGTGGTCACCGGCAATGAGGACGGCGCCAATTCCGAATGCCGCCGCAGTAACCAGCGCCTGGGCTGCCGCACCGCTGTGGGCGATCACCACGTCGTGCAGGACGAAGGTCTTGGCCTTTACACGCCAATGCTCGTCGAGCCATCGAAGCCATCGCCCTCGCTCCCGTTCCGCCGCATCAAACACGCGGACCACCCGAATGCCCGCAAGCACCTCCTGAAGGAAGATTTGCCCGCGCTCCAGATGGCGCCCGAACCGCCGTTCAAGTCGCGTGGAAAGGGGTCCGAGCCGGGCAACGCCAAGGGTCATCGCCGGTATGGCGACGAGGGCCAGGAGTCCGAGCGGCCAGGCCAGCACCAGCATGGCCGAAAGTGAGGCGACCAGCACCAGGGTCTGGGAAACGGCGGGAAGCAACGACTCGCCAACGAACCACTCACCGATTCGTCCGCACGATCTGGTGAGTCGAAACACGAGCTGCTCGGACGGGACCTGCTCAAGCTCCGCGAGTTGGGCGGCTGCGATGCCGTCGAAGGCTTGCTGGCGCAGGCGACGCGACACAGCCTCGCCGATCGAGGCCCGCATGTAGCTCTCGCTCGACGCCAGAATGAGCAGCACGAGCGCCGCACCGGCCATCCCACCGGCGAGCACCGCCGTCAACCCGAGGTTTCCGCCGGGAAGAGCACGATCGATCAGCGCGGCGACAAGCAGGGCCGGAACGATGCTGACGGCCGCGCCGCCCAGCATGAGCCCCGCCGTGAGCGCAACGGCGCGCCAACGCCGACGCAGCTCCTGCCGCACGATGGCGGCCGACGTGGACGATTCGGCAGTCGTCGGATCGGTAGCGTTCGCGGGTTCAGAAATCCACGGCCTCATTACCCAAATATTTTGACGGGAGTGGCCGCCGCCGTCAGTGCCGATTCCCGCCGAGGATTCGAAAAACCGGGGATATAATGAGGTGGGCGAAGAGAGCGGTCGCCTTCCGCGCAGCAACCACATTCTCGATCCGTGCGCGGCCGCCATGGCGATGACGCCGATCGCAATACTCCCATCGAGGGCGCGGTGAAGCTCGGCTACTTTCACAACGGGCACTTTCCGCCGATCGAGTTCGAGGACTTCGTGCGCTGGGGCGCGGCCAACGGCTATCAGGCCATCGACGTGCCGCTGTTCCAGCCCGACGCCCGCGCCATCTGCGAGCGTCACAGCCTGGAGCCGACCTCCACCACGGGCATGATCTGCCAGCCCATTGCCACCGATGCGGCGACGCGGGCCGAGCAAGCGGCCGAGGCCTGCCGGGCGTTGGACTACGCCGCCGCCGAGCACATCCCGCTGGCGTGGCTGGGACACCAGATGGCGCCGGACCTTGGATTCGACGCCAACGTGCGCCTTTTCGCCGAGGGCGTGGCGCCGGTGCTGGACCACGCGCAGCGGGTCGGCGTGCGCCTGGTGATGGAAAACTGGGCCGACGGCGGGCGCAACCTGGCCTATGCCCCGGCGCACTGGGAGGCCATTTTCGACGCCGTCCCGCACAAGGCGCTGGGGCTGTGCTTCGATCCATCGCACCTGGTCTGGCTGGGCATCGACTATCTGCGCGCCACGCGCGAGTACGGTCCGCGCATCTACCAGGCACACGCCAAGGACACCGAGTTCCTGCCCGAGGCGCGTTACCAGTACGGCGTCATCGGCGCGGAGCGCGGCCGGATTGGCCAAGGGACCTATCGCTTT
Above is a window of Chloroflexota bacterium DNA encoding:
- a CDS encoding peptidylprolyl isomerase; this encodes MWRAIVIALVVAMAAVAVAACGEPEPEGPLTFAAEPEMTVEELRPYSVVITTSLGRMTFNLVPQEAPRAVNSFLFLAQEGYYDGMTVHRVVPGVLIETGDATGTGTGDAGYTFEIEPPQQPYRRGDLVMANTGAPNSNGSRFYIILNDLTDAELPPDYTIFGRVKENHAPSLTTLDKIGGVALGPGPDGEMSAPVQDVTIQTTKINFGCLPSMTIYSGC
- a CDS encoding phytanoyl-CoA dioxygenase family protein yields the protein MSVDIDQCVADILDVGHCVLPNHFPKPAIDAFHEGFLPLLQRVAARIPEGNRRAHRWAIGLPFAPPFYQSEFFSDDTVNEIVGRILGEYMFIAYYGTDTPVAGSEDQQVHSDIRPLFPEQPDLRYPPPTLSVRFTSVDMTLDNGPYSTSERTQHLTRDEAQTKIAAGEIELAPLLLRAGDVLISDARTLHRGTANRTDEPRPFAVIVYNRDWYHLEGEFRLEANEETPMLLESFYRTLPPAEQNLLRRVPRTDG
- a CDS encoding GrpB family protein is translated as MASAGQPIDGGPADTRLVVVPYDPAWPAMYERARAEIVACIGQHILRIEHVGSTSIPGLSAKPTIDILVGVRDWDEANITIAPLADIGWGYVGEHGIPRRHYFRRGAVSGRRTHHLHMLEVTQPEWETMLSFRNFLRGHPKAAADYERLKLDLARGNLDGPGYQAAKAPFIQGILERARGTCPTTDG
- a CDS encoding GrpB family protein, whose amino-acid sequence is MAEAKRPIVRVPAETRLAVVPYDPGWPAMYERERAEIAACIGQHILCIEHAGSTAIPGMAGKPTIDILVGVHEWDEARVTFGPLAKIGWEFRGERGMPRRHFFRRLDAQGRRTHQLHMLEVTHPQWEAMLLFRDYVRSHPDAAAEYQRLKLDLARRFPDSRGQYTVGKEAFVMDVLAQARRAREDRRDA
- a CDS encoding phytanoyl-CoA dioxygenase family protein encodes the protein MSLSDQQLSFFETFGYLTFPGAFADEAKRITEEFERVWADHGGGHNQQAHDHERRSALVPFIDQSEYLSALLDDPRIDGVVSALLGDDYNYTGSDGNFYVGNTRWHSDGFARMKYRSIKIAFYLDPVTRDSGCLRVIPGSHIPGDGYAESLQQIMPSSRSASLGERLGIEGRDVPAVALESEPGDMVLFIHDLKHASFGGGTRRRMFTINMSERFRDEDLDDLREDVATMVRFWAERAYGDAMIRTAGPGRMRHLEQRLANDDHLPELVRQARQEMSEPSRS
- a CDS encoding sialidase family protein; translated protein: MTKTIPGDHECFSEDWRRTDPDLVLYLPEEPSYWIEAVDHVLVDVTPGGDLLAIFALASQPHGADYRVAYSRSADGGRTWSPVGVIDGPGAKPGQVSAFGFPIISRRGRIYCFYNHGRAIGDSYQTSFLRCKYSDDDGRTWIDGEVVIPYRSSANDHPDRSIGANCVVWQKPIRDAHDRPIIGFTRWTNSYVKTARREDDFTMSRRDSQAEFMRFENIDESPHPRDVQITWLQDDDTAIRVPVPYEPEASRNYSYCEEPSAVLLPDGRLFVVARTATGQIWYTVSTDDGVTWRPTEPLLNRDDGAPMLNPVSPCPIFALDDGRFLLMLQNHDGHGFGGRGPRDFHARRPQFIAVGEFRPDAHQPIWFSQPQLLFDTQNIGVFPFYMKWLSMYASVTEHRGERILWYADRKIFGLGRYITDDLLAPLTVPSA
- a CDS encoding TauD/TfdA family dioxygenase yields the protein MALEVRPVSAALGAEIIGADLTQPDDDEQFETIRQALLDYNVVVIRDQQISPADHAAFSGRFGVLELHVLNQFLLPEQPEVLVLSNKRINGVPVGLQDAGREWHSDLSYMRLPSLGSLLYALEIPPTGGDTLFANLYSAYETLSPEMKERVEGLRLRHSYADFINRRFQESAMERPTLTAEQAAKVPTAVHPLVRTHPETGRKALYVSPSLVAGIEGMDDAEGKALLQELNDHATQPEFVYRHVWRLHDIVFWDNRCTLHLATAFDPKYTRHMHRTTIQGDLPV
- a CDS encoding class I SAM-dependent methyltransferase, with translation MSAGSSKSVDPDDSYTAANRAAWDAIADRRQKIFPPAGHFAEGGSVLDKRDHEAAGDVRGLRLCHLQCGSGEEALSWANLGAEVTGVDISPRQIELATAKAKAAGIAADFVAADVCSLPHDLLRPASFDIVYTGGGALVWLPSLDRWAATINDLLKPSGRLIVREEHPVIARVEVREGAIAIVNDYFDRQPEASTGWCHFPGAADAPETKWDWTWPLGDIITSVAQAGLRVERLTEFPSTAAWRFGDDLERLQKLPGSYLFVASKPPDTDQQASA
- a CDS encoding ABC transporter ATP-binding protein, with protein sequence MRPWISEPANATDPTTAESSTSAAIVRQELRRRWRAVALTAGLMLGGAAVSIVPALLVAALIDRALPGGNLGLTAVLAGGMAGAALVLLILASSESYMRASIGEAVSRRLRQQAFDGIAAAQLAELEQVPSEQLVFRLTRSCGRIGEWFVGESLLPAVSQTLVLVASLSAMLVLAWPLGLLALVAIPAMTLGVARLGPLSTRLERRFGRHLERGQIFLQEVLAGIRVVRVFDAAERERGRWLRWLDEHWRVKAKTFVLHDVVIAHSGAAAQALVTAAAFGIGAVLIAGDHLTLGGLIAAVALVPRAYVSLQRLLTLQANRARVEAEYERMDDVFGLAPERAGGRTPQLPADDSGARVAFQDANFRYAREDAGVFGVSFSVQPGQFLGIVGETGSGKSTLLDLLVGLYAPHSGSVRVDGIDTREIDLSWLRRQIGLVPQEPRLWDATIADNIRYPAGLAGADELARALRDAQLDDFLARLPQGIETTVGEQGHSISAGERQRIAIARALLRDPRLLILDEATASLDAATEQDLRRALAASRRGRTLIVVTHRIESVMGADRIVVMDRGRVLEQGTPENLLQAGGRFAGLRWAQTSDAGADRPG
- a CDS encoding sugar phosphate isomerase/epimerase, translated to MRGRHGDDADRNTPIEGAVKLGYFHNGHFPPIEFEDFVRWGAANGYQAIDVPLFQPDARAICERHSLEPTSTTGMICQPIATDAATRAEQAAEACRALDYAAAEHIPLAWLGHQMAPDLGFDANVRLFAEGVAPVLDHAQRVGVRLVMENWADGGRNLAYAPAHWEAIFDAVPHKALGLCFDPSHLVWLGIDYLRATREYGPRIYQAHAKDTEFLPEARYQYGVIGAERGRIGQGTYRFRIPGFGVIDWPAFITALLDVGYAGPLVVEHEDPFWSARTDPENDALKGLVLAQRFLAPLLV